The Acidicapsa acidisoli genome contains a region encoding:
- a CDS encoding ABC transporter permease, with protein sequence MSRFSRFFRNRRFDDISVSIQEHIDERTDELIGEGMSRDEAERAARRDFGNVTLLHERSREVWQWQRLESLLVDLKHVCRRLGRSPGFAITVLLTLAIGIGANTAVFSVLNSVLLRPLPYPEPQQLVSLHLNAPGAPGLSEFRSELRLSPSMYFTFATHSHVFQSVGVWGPGTASITGIAQPEQVNTAQISGGVLETLNVPAFTGQWLTAADQDPHGLGRVMLSYGYWQRRFGGDPGVVGRTIQVNSQPRVIAGVMPRGFKIVNYDFDLLVPMALDPVKEILAGFGYRGIARLRPGVTIPQANADAARLLNVWMDSWSNGPGSDSHWYLRWKITPALEPLKETVVGSITAVLWVVMGTIGVVMLIACTNVANLLLVRADARQQELAVRSALGAGRWRIARELLLESVTLGLLGGAAGVAVAYAGLRLLSAIGPVELPRMSEISLDGWSIAFTLVLSMLSGLLFGMIPVLRYAPSQQRVTLLGAMRTASVGRERQRGRNLLVVAQVAMALVLLVGAVLMIRTFLAMRNVDPGFSDPASLQVMRLDIPETLVRDSVTAVHMQNSILDKLAAIPGVSSAGFAAAVPMSGGEPAWNEILIEGKTYEGDNPPMRLFNYVSPGYFHTAGTSFIAGRDFTWAEIYNMQPIGILSEGLARELWGSPQAAIGKRFHEFPNQPWYKVVGVVQDVRENGIDQVSPATVYWPSISHDLFGPGVVGARRTLDFAIRTNRAGTQTFINEMQQAVWSVNSNLPVADISTMQEIYSDSMARTSFTLVMLAIAGTMALALGILGIYGVISYAVSQRTREIGIRMALGAKKAELMWMFVRSALVLTGVGMGAGLGAAAVLMRLMRTLLFGVSPLDPVSFTAVPIVLAMAAALASYLPARRTAVVDPVEALRAE encoded by the coding sequence TTGTCACGGTTCAGTCGCTTCTTCAGAAATCGCCGCTTTGACGACATCTCTGTCTCCATCCAGGAACACATCGACGAACGGACCGATGAATTGATAGGAGAGGGCATGTCGCGCGATGAGGCTGAACGAGCAGCGCGCCGTGATTTCGGCAATGTGACGCTTCTCCACGAGCGGAGCCGTGAAGTGTGGCAGTGGCAGAGGCTCGAATCGCTGCTGGTGGACCTGAAGCATGTATGTCGCAGGCTGGGGCGGTCGCCAGGGTTCGCGATCACGGTGCTGCTGACGCTGGCCATTGGCATTGGAGCGAATACGGCGGTCTTCAGCGTACTCAACAGTGTGCTGTTGCGGCCGCTGCCCTATCCGGAGCCGCAACAGCTCGTTTCGCTGCATCTCAACGCGCCGGGTGCACCCGGCCTGTCTGAGTTTCGCAGTGAGCTGCGCCTCTCGCCCTCGATGTACTTCACTTTTGCTACGCACAGCCACGTCTTCCAGTCGGTGGGCGTGTGGGGACCGGGCACGGCGAGCATCACCGGCATCGCGCAGCCAGAGCAGGTAAACACTGCGCAGATTTCCGGCGGCGTTCTTGAGACGCTGAATGTTCCTGCCTTCACCGGCCAGTGGCTTACGGCGGCCGATCAGGACCCTCATGGATTGGGTCGGGTTATGTTGAGCTATGGCTATTGGCAGCGCCGTTTTGGCGGTGACCCAGGAGTGGTGGGACGCACCATCCAGGTTAACTCGCAGCCGCGCGTGATTGCCGGGGTGATGCCGCGCGGATTCAAGATCGTGAATTACGACTTCGACCTCTTAGTCCCAATGGCCCTCGATCCGGTAAAGGAGATTCTGGCCGGCTTTGGGTATCGCGGCATCGCTCGGCTCCGGCCAGGCGTCACCATTCCTCAGGCGAATGCCGATGCGGCGCGCCTGCTCAACGTGTGGATGGACTCGTGGAGCAATGGCCCTGGCTCCGATTCGCACTGGTATCTGAGATGGAAGATCACGCCGGCGCTGGAGCCGCTCAAAGAAACCGTGGTGGGCAGCATCACGGCGGTGCTTTGGGTGGTTATGGGAACAATCGGCGTGGTGATGCTGATCGCGTGCACCAACGTGGCCAACCTGCTGCTGGTCCGAGCCGATGCGCGCCAGCAGGAGCTTGCGGTGCGCTCGGCGCTTGGCGCGGGACGATGGCGGATTGCGCGTGAACTCCTGCTGGAGAGCGTGACGCTGGGCCTGCTGGGCGGAGCAGCAGGCGTGGCAGTAGCCTATGCAGGACTTCGCCTGTTGTCTGCGATTGGGCCGGTAGAGCTGCCACGCATGAGCGAGATCTCGCTCGACGGCTGGTCGATTGCCTTTACGCTGGTCCTTTCCATGCTGTCGGGCTTACTCTTCGGCATGATCCCCGTACTGCGCTATGCTCCCTCGCAGCAGCGCGTGACCCTGCTCGGAGCGATGCGCACGGCGAGCGTAGGCCGCGAACGGCAGCGTGGCCGCAACCTCCTGGTGGTTGCGCAGGTGGCTATGGCGTTAGTGTTGCTCGTCGGGGCGGTGTTGATGATTCGCACCTTCCTGGCGATGCGCAACGTCGATCCCGGCTTCTCCGATCCTGCATCTCTCCAGGTCATGCGGCTCGACATTCCGGAGACGCTGGTGCGCGACTCCGTAACCGCCGTGCACATGCAGAACAGCATCCTCGATAAGTTGGCCGCGATTCCCGGCGTTTCTTCCGCTGGCTTCGCCGCTGCCGTTCCCATGAGCGGAGGCGAACCTGCCTGGAATGAGATCCTCATCGAAGGCAAGACCTACGAAGGCGACAATCCTCCCATGCGCCTTTTCAACTACGTCTCGCCCGGTTATTTCCATACCGCCGGTACGAGCTTCATTGCCGGGCGCGACTTCACATGGGCGGAGATCTACAACATGCAGCCGATCGGAATCCTATCCGAGGGCCTGGCCCGCGAGCTGTGGGGATCGCCACAGGCCGCCATCGGCAAGCGCTTCCACGAGTTTCCCAACCAACCCTGGTATAAAGTGGTGGGCGTAGTGCAGGATGTGCGTGAAAATGGCATCGATCAGGTGTCGCCCGCAACCGTGTACTGGCCCTCAATCTCGCACGATCTCTTCGGCCCGGGAGTTGTAGGAGCCAGGCGCACACTCGACTTCGCGATACGTACTAATCGCGCCGGAACGCAAACCTTCATCAACGAAATGCAGCAGGCCGTCTGGTCGGTGAATTCGAATCTGCCGGTTGCGGATATCAGCACCATGCAGGAGATCTACAGCGACTCCATGGCCCGCACCTCATTCACACTCGTCATGCTGGCCATTGCCGGAACCATGGCGCTCGCTCTCGGCATCCTCGGCATTTACGGCGTGATCTCGTATGCCGTCTCGCAACGCACGCGCGAGATCGGCATACGCATGGCGCTGGGCGCGAAGAAGGCCGAACTGATGTGGATGTTCGTTCGCTCAGCACTGGTGCTTACCGGCGTTGGCATGGGCGCCGGCCTGGGCGCGGCCGCAGTGCTCATGCGTCTCATGCGGACTCTTCTGTTTGGCGTCAGCCCACTCGATCCGGTCTCGTTTACAGCCGTACCGATTGTCCTGGCCATGGCGGCAGCGCTTGCGAGCTATTTGCCCGCGCGCCGCACCGCTGTTGTCGATCCTGTCGAAGCGCTGCGAGCCGAGTAA
- a CDS encoding response regulator, whose protein sequence is MAVQATTKIKVLVVDDHPVVRVGISTIIDTQADMTVVAETGSGEEAISLFREHLPDLTVMDLRLERMSGVACIRKIRKEFPEARFVVLTTYRGDEDIHQALQAGAVGYLIKGMPRQLLLDALRRVHAGDRFLPPSVTEALASRKPDGELSPREHQVLLLLARGKSNKEIASALGIAEVTVKCHLSMIFLRLNVTDRTQAIIAAAQRGLVHL, encoded by the coding sequence ATGGCAGTTCAGGCAACCACAAAAATTAAAGTACTTGTAGTCGACGATCATCCAGTCGTCCGCGTTGGGATTAGTACGATCATCGATACGCAGGCGGACATGACAGTCGTTGCAGAAACCGGGAGCGGGGAGGAAGCAATTTCGCTCTTTCGCGAGCATCTTCCCGATCTGACTGTGATGGATCTTCGCCTGGAACGTATGAGTGGCGTCGCATGCATTCGCAAAATCCGTAAGGAGTTCCCGGAGGCGCGCTTCGTTGTTCTGACTACGTATCGAGGAGACGAAGATATCCATCAGGCCCTCCAGGCCGGAGCGGTCGGTTACCTCATCAAAGGGATGCCCCGTCAGCTCCTGTTGGATGCGCTACGACGGGTTCATGCGGGCGATAGATTTCTTCCGCCATCAGTGACCGAAGCTCTTGCGTCCCGCAAGCCCGATGGGGAATTGAGCCCGCGTGAGCACCAGGTTCTTTTGCTCTTGGCGAGAGGAAAGTCCAACAAGGAGATTGCTTCGGCTTTGGGCATTGCCGAAGTCACGGTGAAATGCCACTTGAGCATGATCTTTCTTCGCCTTAACGTTACCGATCGGACACAAGCGATTATTGCTGCAGCGCAACGCGGGCTAGTCCATCTCTAA
- a CDS encoding TetR/AcrR family transcriptional regulator: MSTSKIPGKNQRDVNLTWGTKAPPSRGPKPALSPSQIARAAILVADAEGLDAVTMQRVGREVGVTTMALYRYFPGKDDLLDLMIDSASDSAANFGKQSSPWSLRLKKWARRCLSIYRNHPWFLEATSVRHRLMGPNELMWIEAVLAILAESGLSSQDQHHAFLAVIGHVRGHATFQRIAERRELEQEWIHDLAPLLRPEAHRYPALMRALDSGTFFRNPAAAFDFGLDCIVEGIRARACSQSREPDRLPSARRSRIFAPVAR; encoded by the coding sequence TTGAGCACAAGCAAAATACCCGGTAAAAACCAGCGTGACGTAAATCTGACCTGGGGCACGAAGGCGCCTCCAAGCCGCGGTCCGAAACCCGCGCTTAGCCCGTCTCAGATCGCGCGCGCTGCAATTCTGGTGGCAGATGCCGAGGGTCTCGACGCAGTCACGATGCAGCGGGTGGGGCGGGAAGTGGGAGTCACAACCATGGCGCTGTATCGCTATTTCCCCGGCAAGGATGATCTGCTCGACCTGATGATCGACTCGGCCAGCGACTCCGCTGCGAACTTCGGGAAGCAGTCCTCGCCCTGGAGCCTGCGCCTGAAAAAGTGGGCGCGGCGCTGCCTGTCGATTTATCGGAACCATCCCTGGTTCCTGGAGGCCACTTCTGTACGCCATCGCCTTATGGGTCCGAATGAGTTGATGTGGATAGAAGCCGTTCTGGCGATATTGGCGGAATCGGGCCTGAGTTCGCAGGATCAGCACCACGCCTTTCTCGCCGTAATCGGCCATGTACGTGGGCACGCCACATTTCAGCGGATTGCAGAACGGCGTGAGTTGGAACAAGAGTGGATACACGATCTCGCTCCATTGCTGAGGCCAGAGGCCCATCGCTATCCCGCCTTGATGAGAGCGCTGGATTCGGGAACGTTCTTCAGGAATCCCGCCGCCGCGTTCGATTTCGGACTCGACTGTATCGTGGAGGGAATCCGTGCCCGCGCCTGCTCGCAAAGCAGGGAGCCCGATCGTCTTCCATCTGCAAGGAGGTCGCGGATCTTTGCTCCGGTCGCCCGGTGA
- a CDS encoding RidA family protein, whose protein sequence is MVNSKGKQTAKAERRLVELGIELPPAPTPFGAYAESVQTGNLLYLSGMLPAVGHEPRFVGRLGKEFEVEQGREAAQIAALNALSAARKHLGSLDRVTKVVKLAVYLATEGDFFAQPKVADAASELLRDVFGEDKLPVRTVLGLASLPLGVPVVLEVVFEVEA, encoded by the coding sequence ATGGTGAACTCGAAGGGCAAGCAAACGGCAAAGGCGGAGCGTCGGCTTGTCGAACTCGGCATAGAGCTGCCGCCCGCTCCCACTCCGTTTGGCGCTTATGCGGAAAGCGTTCAAACGGGCAACCTTCTCTATCTCAGCGGGATGCTCCCGGCTGTTGGGCATGAGCCAAGGTTCGTGGGCCGGCTCGGCAAGGAGTTCGAAGTCGAGCAAGGCCGCGAGGCCGCACAGATTGCGGCGCTGAACGCACTCTCTGCCGCGAGAAAACACCTGGGCTCGCTCGACAGGGTCACCAAAGTCGTCAAACTGGCGGTGTACCTGGCAACCGAAGGCGACTTCTTCGCGCAGCCCAAGGTAGCTGACGCTGCTTCAGAACTGCTGCGGGACGTCTTCGGGGAAGACAAGCTCCCAGTCCGAACCGTTCTCGGTCTTGCAAGCCTCCCACTCGGGGTGCCTGTAGTGCTGGAGGTCGTCTTTGAAGTTGAAGCTTGA
- a CDS encoding PadR family transcriptional regulator, which produces MAKNPEHRDLFPGALEMMILQSLRLKPMHGYALVKHIKQVSEDLLQVEEGSLYPALQRMLKEGLLEAQTGTSAKGRPTRIYRLTAAGIRHLESEVVSFERMFAGFTRVLAAAKA; this is translated from the coding sequence ATGGCGAAAAACCCCGAACATCGCGACCTTTTCCCCGGCGCACTGGAGATGATGATTCTCCAATCGCTGCGGCTGAAGCCCATGCATGGCTACGCTCTGGTGAAACACATCAAGCAGGTTTCCGAAGACCTGCTCCAGGTGGAAGAGGGCTCACTCTATCCGGCGCTACAGCGAATGCTGAAGGAAGGCTTGCTGGAAGCTCAGACTGGGACCTCGGCCAAGGGCAGACCGACGCGGATTTACCGGCTCACTGCTGCAGGTATTCGTCATCTCGAAAGCGAAGTTGTCAGTTTCGAGAGGATGTTTGCAGGCTTTACCCGTGTGCTTGCCGCAGCCAAAGCATAG
- a CDS encoding sensor histidine kinase, with amino-acid sequence MSKGVALLIVLLLIAIDTAVAEPPDVGFQGYTARLWEAQDGLPNQTALAFAQTRDGGLWIGTRGGLLRFDGARYAIYNRDIAPAVLERGVNCLMVSRDGSLWIGTEGGGLLRYRNHVFQSYATRDGRTDEFVRAIYEDTRGTVWVGADQGLFQVEGSSLKRIDSRDGTPTIFVRAIVEDTRGHIWAGGTTLLEFIGNSFAHQYPLLGGSVANLITSMYSARDGSVWAGTLSGLERLTHSGVLSRIPGISAQVSVIRESTNGTLWVGTIGQGLFCYRQSHLFHIASRNLPSRTVEAVLEDSEQDIWLGTQAGIVRLSRTPVSIVPFPGGADSEFETLYYDRDGSIWVAASTHLFRIQNGIARPYAFPGLPGLRVRTLVRDRQGGLWIGTDGAGLLHSDGERIQKFSSGHGLINDFVRAILQSRNGDIWVGTDGGLTHLGAKGTENFDVRNGLAYFSVTALFEDHDGNIWVGTSRGLTVISGGKIIHNIATQSLQQEQLWSICQDESGELWFGAGSGLYGFKDGKLIHLTTADGLANNTIYQILDDSRGNMWLGGPNTVSRLRVRDLDSYQHGARLNLTLYEESQDLQSAELYSGMQPGGAVAPNGDVWFPSNKGAVHIAVDKIVPARSSPVVIDRLEAEGQSLPLNPEIVLKPGNGRLEISYSAIRLRSQEGLRYRYRMEGLEPWHEAFSRRTAYYTHLPPGTYRFRVELYEVGNPGSVSEASIVIVQRPHLYTTLWFLACCVLALLGLAFLAYRIRLRQMKMHFHLVSEERARLAREMHDTLIQGCVGVSTLLEAALGVEVTDEPLRHQLLNYATEQVRATIEAAREAVWALRNTSMSVVDGGTLCEDLARQFYADSGVPIGCRITGVSFRLGEPATHELMMTIREALTNAISHASPSKIDIDVCFTEHDMKIAICDDGRGFEPNSLLSRNGHYGIIGMQERARLFGGNLTIDSLPASGTRVQICVPRKSRGMERKFIGNGSSGNHKN; translated from the coding sequence GTGTCCAAGGGTGTTGCCCTTCTTATCGTGCTTTTATTGATTGCGATAGATACAGCAGTAGCGGAACCGCCGGATGTTGGATTTCAGGGATACACGGCAAGGCTTTGGGAAGCACAAGACGGTCTTCCGAATCAGACTGCGCTAGCGTTCGCACAAACGAGGGACGGCGGCCTCTGGATCGGAACGAGGGGTGGATTGCTGCGGTTCGATGGGGCACGCTATGCGATCTATAACCGCGATATTGCGCCCGCAGTGTTGGAACGCGGTGTGAATTGTCTGATGGTTTCAAGGGACGGAAGTTTGTGGATCGGCACAGAGGGCGGTGGGTTGCTTCGTTACCGCAACCATGTGTTCCAAAGTTACGCGACCAGGGATGGGCGTACCGATGAGTTCGTACGCGCAATCTATGAAGATACCCGTGGAACGGTTTGGGTAGGCGCGGATCAGGGGCTCTTTCAGGTAGAGGGTTCCTCGCTGAAGCGGATCGACAGCAGAGATGGAACGCCAACGATCTTTGTGCGTGCCATCGTCGAGGACACGCGGGGGCATATCTGGGCGGGCGGCACGACGTTGCTCGAATTCATTGGCAATTCATTCGCGCATCAGTATCCGCTTCTAGGCGGGTCGGTTGCGAACCTGATCACTTCAATGTATTCCGCGCGCGATGGCTCGGTGTGGGCAGGGACGCTTTCTGGATTGGAACGGTTGACGCATTCCGGCGTCTTGTCGCGCATACCAGGCATCTCCGCACAGGTGAGTGTGATTCGGGAAAGCACAAATGGAACTCTGTGGGTGGGTACCATCGGACAGGGGCTATTCTGCTATCGCCAGTCCCATCTCTTCCATATCGCCTCCCGAAACCTGCCCAGCAGAACGGTTGAGGCGGTACTGGAAGATAGCGAACAGGATATCTGGTTGGGCACACAGGCAGGCATCGTGAGATTGAGCAGAACGCCGGTCAGCATCGTGCCCTTTCCTGGAGGTGCGGATTCCGAGTTCGAGACGCTTTACTACGACAGGGACGGGTCGATCTGGGTGGCTGCATCGACACACCTTTTCCGGATTCAAAACGGTATTGCGAGACCCTATGCGTTTCCCGGATTGCCCGGCCTGCGCGTTCGCACTCTGGTGCGCGACAGGCAAGGCGGTCTCTGGATCGGTACCGATGGCGCGGGGCTGCTGCACTCGGACGGCGAGCGCATTCAAAAATTTTCAAGCGGGCATGGATTAATCAACGACTTTGTGCGTGCGATTCTTCAGAGCAGAAATGGCGATATCTGGGTAGGTACGGATGGGGGCCTCACGCATCTGGGAGCGAAGGGCACGGAGAACTTCGATGTTAGGAACGGACTGGCCTATTTCAGCGTTACGGCGTTGTTCGAGGATCACGACGGCAATATTTGGGTGGGCACGAGCAGGGGCTTGACGGTTATATCGGGCGGAAAGATTATCCATAACATAGCGACCCAGTCGTTGCAGCAGGAGCAATTGTGGAGCATCTGCCAGGATGAGTCTGGCGAGTTGTGGTTTGGCGCGGGCAGCGGTCTTTATGGATTCAAAGACGGTAAACTCATTCATCTGACGACGGCCGATGGGCTTGCCAATAACACGATCTATCAGATACTGGATGACTCACGAGGGAATATGTGGTTGGGTGGTCCGAACACAGTCTCCAGGTTGCGAGTTCGCGATCTCGATAGCTACCAGCATGGCGCGCGGCTCAATCTAACTCTTTATGAGGAGTCTCAAGACCTGCAATCGGCTGAGCTTTATAGCGGCATGCAGCCAGGAGGAGCGGTTGCACCGAATGGAGATGTTTGGTTCCCGAGTAACAAGGGTGCAGTCCACATCGCGGTGGATAAGATTGTTCCCGCGAGATCCTCGCCGGTGGTTATCGATCGGCTAGAGGCGGAAGGTCAGTCTTTGCCGCTTAACCCGGAGATTGTGCTCAAGCCAGGCAACGGAAGGCTTGAGATTTCCTATTCCGCGATTCGTCTTCGCTCGCAGGAAGGTCTTCGCTACCGTTACAGAATGGAGGGGCTCGAGCCATGGCATGAGGCGTTTTCCCGGCGAACCGCTTATTACACGCATCTTCCGCCGGGTACATACCGGTTTCGCGTTGAGCTCTATGAGGTGGGCAATCCTGGCTCGGTCTCGGAAGCCTCCATTGTCATAGTGCAGCGGCCGCATCTGTATACGACATTGTGGTTTCTGGCGTGCTGTGTCCTTGCGCTGCTGGGGCTGGCTTTTCTTGCATATCGGATACGTCTACGCCAGATGAAGATGCATTTCCATCTGGTGAGCGAAGAACGTGCGCGGTTGGCTCGCGAAATGCACGACACATTGATCCAAGGATGCGTGGGCGTTTCCACATTGCTGGAAGCTGCTCTCGGAGTGGAGGTCACGGATGAGCCGTTGCGGCATCAACTCCTCAATTACGCCACCGAACAGGTGCGCGCGACAATCGAAGCGGCCCGTGAAGCAGTGTGGGCACTGCGAAATACATCTATGTCGGTTGTCGATGGGGGCACCTTGTGCGAGGATCTTGCCCGGCAGTTTTATGCTGACTCCGGTGTCCCGATAGGATGCCGCATCACGGGCGTCTCATTTCGGCTTGGCGAGCCGGCAACACACGAGCTTATGATGACTATCAGAGAGGCTCTTACCAACGCCATCTCACACGCAAGTCCGAGCAAGATCGATATCGATGTGTGTTTCACGGAACACGATATGAAGATTGCGATATGTGACGACGGTCGTGGTTTCGAACCAAATTCGTTGCTGTCCAGGAATGGCCATTACGGCATTATTGGGATGCAGGAGCGAGCTCGTCTATTTGGCGGCAATTTGACGATCGATAGCCTTCCGGCGAGCGGCACAAGAGTTCAGATCTGCGTTCCACGCAAGAGTAGAGGGATGGAAAGGAAATTCATAGGGAATGGCAGTTCAGGCAACCACAAAAATTAA
- a CDS encoding LysR substrate-binding domain-containing protein, producing MELRHLRYFAAVVQWNGYREASRHLYVAQPSISQAVSDLESELGIKLFSRERRTARLTPEGQVFYEETTKTLAQAERSIAMAQRAAKGEIGRLGIGFMGFATYPFLSDLLRKYKSRHPGVALRLEENVPCGQDIAFDRGEIDIGFTRPPSADRSSLYTSRLIFREPLVVALPRARKVNAKRIRIADLASECFVIFQRASSPEVFDTIVRVCNDNGFSPKLHNELNNMQSVLSTVEADEGVAIVPASARNLRADNVEFFRLQPDNIRIDLVATWQKKEPSIALKSFLDLLDEELPSISRKSRYA from the coding sequence ATGGAACTGAGACACCTTCGCTATTTCGCAGCAGTCGTTCAGTGGAATGGATATCGCGAGGCTTCGCGGCACTTATATGTTGCCCAGCCTTCGATCAGCCAGGCAGTGTCGGATCTTGAGAGTGAACTCGGTATCAAGCTCTTCTCCCGTGAGCGTCGCACCGCCCGCCTCACGCCGGAAGGCCAGGTCTTCTATGAGGAAACAACCAAAACTCTGGCACAGGCGGAACGATCGATTGCCATGGCACAGCGCGCCGCTAAGGGAGAGATCGGCAGGCTCGGGATCGGTTTCATGGGCTTTGCCACGTATCCGTTTCTTTCCGACTTGCTACGCAAGTACAAGTCACGACATCCAGGAGTCGCACTGCGTCTTGAAGAAAACGTACCATGCGGGCAGGACATCGCATTTGACCGTGGAGAGATCGACATCGGATTTACGCGTCCTCCTTCAGCAGATCGCAGCTCGTTGTACACCTCGCGCCTCATCTTCCGCGAACCGCTGGTAGTGGCGCTTCCCAGGGCTCGCAAAGTAAATGCGAAGCGGATTCGCATTGCAGATCTCGCCAGCGAGTGCTTCGTTATCTTTCAACGCGCAAGCTCCCCCGAAGTCTTCGATACGATTGTTCGGGTCTGCAATGACAATGGCTTCTCGCCAAAGCTGCACAACGAACTTAACAATATGCAATCCGTACTCTCTACCGTCGAAGCCGATGAAGGAGTTGCCATCGTTCCCGCCTCGGCTCGCAACTTGCGTGCCGACAACGTGGAATTCTTTCGCCTGCAACCTGACAACATTCGCATCGACTTGGTCGCCACATGGCAGAAGAAGGAGCCATCGATTGCGCTGAAGTCATTCCTCGACCTTCTGGACGAGGAACTTCCTTCCATTTCCCGAAAATCGCGTTACGCTTGA
- a CDS encoding SDR family NAD(P)-dependent oxidoreductase produces the protein MGTKQKTVIVTGASQGIGSGVAQAFLDRGYNVVATSRNITKSGAFSGSERLALVDGNIGESAVAAKVVETAVSKFGSIDALVNNAGIFFTKAFTDYTAEDLEALSSTNLEGFLYVTQGTVKQMLAQNSGGSVVSITTSLVVNPIAGITASVPMITKGGLEAVTRSLASEYAKEHIRFNTVAPGIVDTPLHKNNPKDFLKTLSPMGTISDVSDIVDAVVYLTEARHVTGEVLHVDGGSHSGKW, from the coding sequence ATGGGAACCAAGCAGAAAACAGTCATCGTCACGGGAGCATCGCAAGGCATCGGATCCGGTGTGGCGCAGGCATTCCTCGATCGCGGCTACAACGTGGTCGCGACTTCACGCAACATCACTAAGTCCGGGGCATTCTCCGGCTCCGAGCGGCTCGCGCTGGTGGATGGCAACATCGGCGAAAGCGCCGTAGCTGCCAAGGTAGTAGAAACCGCGGTCAGCAAGTTCGGATCGATCGACGCTCTGGTGAACAACGCAGGTATCTTCTTCACCAAAGCATTCACAGACTATACGGCTGAGGACCTGGAGGCACTTTCATCCACCAACCTCGAAGGCTTTCTCTACGTTACGCAGGGAACCGTGAAGCAGATGCTCGCGCAAAATTCGGGTGGCAGCGTGGTCAGCATCACCACATCGCTGGTTGTGAATCCCATCGCCGGCATCACCGCGTCCGTGCCGATGATTACCAAGGGTGGTCTTGAAGCAGTCACTCGGAGTCTTGCCAGCGAATACGCGAAAGAGCACATCCGCTTCAACACCGTAGCTCCCGGCATCGTCGATACTCCGCTTCACAAGAACAATCCTAAGGACTTTCTGAAGACGCTCTCGCCGATGGGTACAATCTCGGACGTAAGCGACATCGTGGACGCGGTTGTTTATCTCACGGAAGCCCGTCACGTGACTGGGGAGGTGCTGCACGTGGACGGCGGTTCGCACTCCGGCAAATGGTGA
- a CDS encoding alpha/beta fold hydrolase gives MIWMVCALTLMVAIGLPAVALIQRKLRQSKTAAALEIKSTDGIVEESFVRIGGMDQWIGIRGEHQDNPVLLILHGGPGCSYSIFTPHLRPWEKYFTLVQWDQRGGGRTFSRMDPRGSAEISFEQLTRDAIEVAEYVQARLRKDRIFLLASSLGSTFGTEVVRRRPDLFYAYIGTDQNVGMQRGRDKEHGKVHERLRALGLKQGVKALERIGPDPTRWSPEDYNVIARWTMKSDPQGFRPTMKLLKDAVWYTPGWTLKDVRAFVAGMRRTLEKLLPEIARYDAWKQGAHFEIPVFIFQGENDVLTTLEQAEAFFADVVAPIKRMALIPDAGHFAAFMQPDHFLRELLVDVRPLAETPSPSTIGRTCQD, from the coding sequence ATGATCTGGATGGTTTGCGCGCTGACGCTGATGGTCGCTATTGGGCTTCCGGCAGTTGCTCTGATTCAAAGAAAGTTGCGGCAATCGAAGACAGCGGCGGCGTTAGAAATCAAAAGCACCGATGGAATCGTGGAAGAGAGTTTCGTCAGGATCGGCGGAATGGACCAGTGGATTGGGATCAGGGGCGAGCATCAAGATAATCCGGTTCTTCTTATTCTTCACGGAGGTCCCGGTTGCTCTTATTCCATCTTCACGCCGCACCTGCGTCCCTGGGAGAAATACTTCACCCTCGTTCAATGGGACCAGCGCGGAGGTGGCCGGACTTTTTCCCGCATGGACCCGCGCGGAAGCGCTGAAATCAGCTTCGAACAGCTCACCCGCGATGCCATCGAGGTTGCGGAGTATGTACAGGCCAGGCTCCGCAAAGACAGGATCTTTCTTTTGGCGAGTTCGCTTGGCTCGACCTTCGGAACTGAAGTCGTGCGTCGCCGCCCGGATCTCTTTTACGCCTATATCGGCACAGACCAGAATGTTGGAATGCAGCGAGGAAGAGACAAGGAGCATGGTAAGGTGCACGAACGCCTGCGCGCGCTTGGACTTAAGCAAGGCGTAAAAGCACTCGAGCGTATCGGACCTGATCCTACGCGTTGGAGTCCCGAAGATTACAATGTCATAGCTCGCTGGACCATGAAGTCCGATCCCCAAGGATTCCGCCCTACCATGAAGCTGCTGAAGGACGCAGTCTGGTACACGCCGGGATGGACGCTGAAAGATGTCCGCGCATTTGTTGCAGGAATGCGTCGCACACTGGAGAAGCTTCTGCCGGAGATAGCCCGATACGACGCCTGGAAACAGGGCGCCCATTTTGAAATACCAGTCTTCATCTTTCAAGGGGAAAACGATGTGTTGACCACGCTAGAGCAGGCCGAGGCCTTCTTCGCTGACGTGGTCGCGCCCATCAAGCGCATGGCCTTGATCCCCGATGCGGGGCATTTTGCGGCATTCATGCAGCCAGACCACTTCCTGCGCGAACTTCTGGTTGACGTTCGCCCATTGGCCGAGACGCCCAGCCCGAGCACGATTGGCCGAACTTGCCAGGACTAA